From a region of the Rhinopithecus roxellana isolate Shanxi Qingling chromosome 8, ASM756505v1, whole genome shotgun sequence genome:
- the CENPL gene encoding centromere protein L: MDSYDIPESTPSASSRPEDYFVGATPLQKRLESIRKQTSFIPTPPRRKIPQCSQLQEDVDPQKVAFLLHKQWTLYSLTPLYKFSYSNLKQYSRLLNAFIVAEKQKGLAVEVGEDFNIKVIFSTLLGMKGTQRDPEAFLVQILSKSQLPSENREGKVLWTGWFCCIFGDSLLETVSEDFTCLPLFLANGAESNTAIIGTWFQKTFDCYFSPLAINAFNLSWMAAMWTACKVDHYVATTEFLWSVPCSPQSLDISYAIHPEDAKALWDSIHKTPGEVTQEEVDLFMDCLYSHFHRHFKIHLSATRLVRVSTSVASAHTDGKIKILCHKYLIGVLAYLTELAVFQIE; this comes from the exons ATGGATTCTTATGATATACCAGAATCAACTCCTAGTGCATCCTCAAGACCTGAAGATTACTTTGTAGGTGCCACTCCTCTGCAGAAACGATTAGAATCAATCAGGAAGCAGACTTCATTTATCCCGACTCCACCTCGGAGGAAAATTCCCCAGTGTTCACAGTTGCAG gaagaTGTTGACCCTCAAAAGGTTGCGTTCCTTCTGCATAAACAGTGGACTTTATATAGTTTAACTCCCTTATATAAATTCTCCTATAGTAATCTCAAACAGTATTCTAGACTTCTGAATGCTTTTATTGTTGCTGAAAAGCAAAAAGGACTTGCTGTGGAAGTGGGAGAAGACTTCAACATCAAAGTGATTTTTTCTACTCTCCTAGGAATGAAGGGAACACAAAGGGATCCAGAAGCATTTCTTGTCCAG attctgtcaAAATCTCAATTGCCATCTGAGAATAGAGAAGGTAAAGTGTTGTGGACTGGCTGGTTCTGCtgtatttttggagacagtcttctGGAGACTGTTTCAGAAGATTTCACCTGTCTGCCCTTATTCCTAGCAAATGGAGCAGAGTCTAACACAGCCATAATTGGAACTTGGTTTCAGAAAACCTTTGACTGTTATTTCAGTCCTTTAGCAATCAATGCATTTAATCTTTCCTGGATGGCTGCCATGTGGACTGCATGCAAAGTGGACCATTATGTGGCTACTACTGAATTTCTTTGGTCTGTACCCTGTAGCCCTCAAAGTCTGGACATTTCTTATGCAATACATCCAGAGGATGCAAAAGCTCTATGGGACAGCATCCACAAAACACCTGGGGAGGTTACCCAGGAAGAAGTTGACCTATTCATGGACTGCCTTTATTCACATTTCCATAGACATTTCAAGATTCATTTATCAGCCACAAGATTGGTTCGTGTTTCAACATCTGTAGCTTCAGCACATACTGATGGAAAAATAAAG attctGTGTCATAAATATCTTATCGGAGTGTTAGCATATTTGACAGAACTGGCAGTTTTTCAAATTGAGTGA